The Geothrix sp. DNA segment TCATGGGGCACCTCGCCAACGAGGATAAACTGGTCGGATACGGAGATCCGATGCTCACCTCGAAACAGCGCCAATTTCTCAAAGCCCAGGCCCACAAGCTCAAACCCGTCATGCACGTGGGGAAGGGGGGCGTCACGCCCGCCCAGGCCGCCGAGCTGGATGTGATGGTGGACAGCCTGGAACTTGTGAAGGTCAAGATCAACCCCAACAGCTTCGAGGACGAGGACACGGCCGCCAAGGCGCTGTGTGCCTCCGTTTCCGGCCTGGAGCATGTCTGGACCATCGGCCACACCATGCTCTTCTTCCGGCCCAGCCGGACCCACGACACGCGGTATCCTTTGCCGGTCTGATTCAACACCAGCCGACATCTGCCGAAACGGTGTGGGTGGAGGTCCGATGGCGTATTTGTCCTGGCTGGAGGGGACTCAGCTCATGCGGCATGCCGTTCATGAGGCATGCCAGCTGGGACGCGACCCCCTTGCCTGTGCGGTGGCCCAGCCGACGCTGAACGGGGTGTCCCGGGTGCATGCGAGCATCGACCGCATCGGCGGCATCTGGTGGGTGAAGGACCTGGAATCGCTCAATGGCACCTTCCTGAATGGGGCCCCCCTGAACCAACCCAGCGGGACCGCGCTCCAGGACGGAGACGAACTGGCGCTGGGGGACTGGCGCCTCACCTTCACGGAGGGTTTCCCGGGACTGGACGGGATCACCTTCGCAGAGCGGGTCGGAGACCTCTTCTATGAGGTCAGGCCCGAACCGGCCCAGGCGATGGTGCTGATCCGCTGCATGGAACTGCTGCAGCGGTCCACGGAGAAGCTCCTGCGCCAGGTCGACTCGGACGCCATGGTCAAGGGCCTGCTGGAGGAATCGCTGCATCTGCTGCACGGGGACCGGGGCTTCCTGGTCATGACGGCCAAGGAAGGCGGGTGGCGCACGGCCCACCGGGTGGGTGACGTGCAGGAGGGCATCGGCCTCTCACGGTCGGTCCTGGACTACGTGGCGCGGGAACACACGGCGGTGTTGTCCAACAGTCCCCTCGGCGATCCCCGCTTCGGCGGCATGAGCCTCGTGGAATTGCACCGGGGCTCGCTGCTCTGCGCGCCCATGGAGGACGAGGGCGACATCCATGGAGCTCTGTACCTGGACCGGGAGTCCGAGGGCCGTCCCTTCAGCCGCTTCGATCTGGCCGTGTTCCAGGCCTTCGTGCGCCTGGGTTCCATGGCCCTCCGCCAGGCCACGCTCAACCGGCGGGCCCTGAGCCAGGCCGAGCAGCAGGGTGAGCTCCTGCGGCTGCGAACCGGGTTCCAGCGCGAGGCGGACCGTCATGGTGAGCTGCTGGCGGCCATGGCAGCCCCGATCCGCAGGCTGCAG contains these protein-coding regions:
- a CDS encoding YhbY family RNA-binding protein, which codes for MLTSKQRQFLKAQAHKLKPVMHVGKGGVTPAQAAELDVMVDSLELVKVKINPNSFEDEDTAAKALCASVSGLEHVWTIGHTMLFFRPSRTHDTRYPLPV